One genomic window of Parabacteroides pacaensis includes the following:
- a CDS encoding endonuclease/exonuclease/phosphatase family protein codes for MKNFFFWGILFVFTLTSGNTFSQSQYCQDPNTLRIMSYNIRNGKGLDNITDYQRIAEVINKAAPDVVAVEEVDSVTGRSKQIDVLTELAQQTLMHRTYAPAIAYDGGKYGIGILSKKKPLRVRQVPLPGREEQRTFLMAEFDNYVFCATHLSLTPEDQLLSLPIIRKEIEKLKKPVFMAGDLNATPGSEFIKELQKDFIILNDLKQPTFPADTPDSCIDYIVVNKQEPLPFTLLRTQVINAPIQSDHRPIIVDIKFKTKAEAIFRTRPYLQNPIGNGITIMWHTTVPTHSWIEYGTDTLNLVKKQTLVNGQVISNTCLHKIRLDNLLPGQKYYYRICSREITLYSAYKKEFGETAISDFSSFTLPSDQTKDFTVLIFNDLHNSPKTLASLYKQVKDIPYDFVICNGDIIDAPHTADNAVSFVSLVNHTINASHIPVIYLRGNHEIRDAYSMDLKEQFDYIGGKTYSAFNWGDTRFVLLDCGEDKPDDHWVYYGLNDFAGFRAEEALFLKKEVASKAFKKASKRVLVHHIPIYGETDKYNPCLELWGGILSKAPFNISINAHMHQFAYYPKGEVGNNYPVVVGGGYSLNSATIMVLQKKNNEMTLKVINTKGETILDLKL; via the coding sequence ATGAAAAATTTTTTCTTTTGGGGTATACTCTTCGTATTCACCTTGACTTCGGGAAATACATTTTCTCAAAGCCAATATTGTCAAGATCCCAATACATTACGTATTATGAGTTATAATATACGAAATGGAAAAGGACTGGATAATATTACTGACTATCAGCGTATTGCAGAAGTGATAAATAAGGCAGCTCCGGATGTAGTTGCTGTAGAAGAAGTAGATAGTGTTACCGGACGTAGTAAGCAAATAGATGTATTAACAGAACTGGCGCAACAGACCTTAATGCATCGTACCTATGCCCCGGCTATCGCTTATGATGGGGGAAAATATGGAATAGGCATTTTATCTAAAAAGAAACCTTTACGTGTACGGCAAGTTCCTTTACCGGGACGTGAAGAACAACGTACATTTTTAATGGCTGAATTTGATAATTATGTATTTTGCGCCACACATTTATCTTTAACTCCTGAAGATCAGTTACTTTCTTTACCTATTATTCGAAAAGAAATAGAGAAATTAAAGAAACCCGTTTTTATGGCGGGAGATTTGAATGCTACACCGGGTTCGGAATTTATAAAAGAACTACAAAAGGATTTTATTATATTGAATGATTTGAAGCAACCTACTTTTCCGGCAGATACTCCGGATAGTTGTATAGATTATATTGTAGTAAATAAGCAAGAGCCCCTTCCTTTCACTTTATTAAGAACACAAGTGATTAATGCCCCTATTCAATCCGATCATCGGCCTATTATAGTGGATATTAAATTTAAGACAAAGGCGGAGGCAATTTTTCGTACACGTCCTTATCTTCAAAATCCTATAGGAAATGGTATTACTATTATGTGGCATACTACTGTACCAACCCATAGCTGGATAGAATATGGAACCGATACGCTAAACCTGGTTAAAAAGCAAACATTAGTAAATGGACAAGTTATATCGAATACTTGCTTACATAAAATCCGGTTAGATAATCTTTTACCGGGACAGAAATATTATTATAGAATTTGTTCCCGGGAAATAACTTTGTATAGTGCCTATAAAAAAGAATTTGGAGAAACAGCTATTTCTGATTTTTCGTCTTTTACCCTTCCTTCGGACCAAACAAAAGATTTTACAGTTCTTATCTTTAATGATTTGCATAACAGTCCGAAAACGTTAGCTTCTTTATATAAACAGGTAAAGGATATTCCCTATGACTTTGTAATTTGTAACGGAGATATTATAGATGCCCCCCATACTGCAGACAATGCTGTTAGTTTTGTGTCTTTAGTAAATCATACTATAAATGCAAGTCATATTCCTGTTATTTATTTAAGAGGAAATCATGAAATAAGAGATGCTTATTCTATGGATTTAAAAGAGCAATTTGATTATATAGGAGGGAAAACATATAGTGCTTTTAATTGGGGAGACACCCGCTTTGTTCTATTAGATTGTGGGGAAGACAAGCCGGATGACCACTGGGTATATTATGGCTTAAATGACTTTGCCGGATTTCGAGCAGAAGAAGCTCTTTTCTTAAAAAAGGAAGTGGCTTCAAAAGCATTTAAAAAGGCCTCAAAACGTGTTCTTGTTCATCATATTCCTATTTATGGGGAAACGGATAAATATAATCCATGTTTGGAATTATGGGGCGGAATATTATCTAAAGCACCGTTTAATATATCTATTAATGCCCATATGCATCAGTTTGCCTATTATCCGAAAGGTGAAGTAGGAAACAATTATCCTGTGGTAGTAGGGGGAGGTTATAGCCTTAATAGTGCCACTATTATGGTTTTACAGAAAAAAAATAATGAAATGACTTTGAAAGTAATTAATACGAAAGGAGAAACAATATTAGATCTTAAATTGTAA
- a CDS encoding SusC/RagA family TonB-linked outer membrane protein, producing MNKIHQANTFIKSSAKTLVISYVGMAAKELPISRVMNITLEPSSQALEEVVVVAYGSTKKESFTGSAEVIKPDKIEKRTVANVSKALDGTVAGVQTTSGSGQPGSGSSVVIRGFGSIKASQNPLYVVDGIPYDGNINAINPNDIESMTILKDASAGALYGSRGANGVIMITTKKGKDGALSINLKANWGIASRAIPRYEVMDERGYLEAVFQSYKNEQIKSNGLSPQAAGLAALSAMGSGAKNILGTNQMYNPFNYPIEELIDPATGKIRTDATLRYHEDWMDEVTANNPFRQEYILSMAGSQAKTKYMFSLGYLNEDGLLRTTKFERYSGRINVDTEYKKWLTAGLNANFARTTSNTSQTDAAAASNVFYSAQLMAPIYPVHQLDANGQVMYDETGAPVFDYGSSRPAGASTNFNSVATLFDDKYGTNDDNLSGRAYINIGDLEEGPLQGLKFAVNFGFDYVNRNSMSYYNPYFGNAASVRGMLGRTNKRYFGYTFNQLLTYDRKFNDIHHIDLLAGHEYYDHRYSGLSATKSGFPFGGLYELAAATTITDASSVEDTYTIESYLFRANYDYMDKYYLSGSFRTDGSSRFNKDYRWGDFWSVGANWRISNEEFLSDTSDWLNNLSVKASYGVQGNDDVGTLYAWQSFYDLGYPNASMSGALVNSLENTNLKWEQNKNLNVGIEAKIYDRFSASIEWYSRKTTDMLLDYPMASSLGFDSYLKNIGSMRNTGWDITLTGRLIDNYDFKWDLTLMGSTVKNKVLHLADKPEIISGSYIIKEGETLNSFYTSLAAGVDPATGRQLYWVWDTDENGNKSEMYISDDINKATKSKQIVGSRIPKLYGSFTNDFKYKGFDLSVMCTYSVGGKILDGVYKTFMTGNFVGQGRHVDLGRAWKNPGDITDVPKIEIGATYPVTDNDLINASYLSIKNITLGYSLPVRWLKKVSMKDIRLTATGDNLVVFTHLKGMDPQYNFSGGTTYIYTPSRTISFGVDIKF from the coding sequence ATCAACAAAATACATCAAGCCAACACTTTCATTAAAAGTTCTGCAAAGACTTTAGTGATTTCTTACGTTGGAATGGCTGCTAAAGAATTGCCAATCAGCCGTGTAATGAATATTACTTTAGAGCCTTCTTCCCAAGCTTTGGAGGAAGTCGTGGTTGTAGCTTACGGCAGTACAAAAAAGGAGTCTTTTACTGGATCGGCCGAAGTAATAAAACCTGATAAAATTGAAAAGAGAACGGTTGCTAATGTCTCTAAAGCATTAGATGGTACGGTTGCCGGTGTACAAACAACTTCCGGTTCAGGACAACCGGGAAGCGGTTCATCCGTTGTGATTCGCGGATTCGGTTCTATTAAAGCTTCACAAAATCCTTTATATGTAGTAGATGGTATTCCTTATGATGGTAATATTAATGCCATTAATCCCAATGATATTGAATCAATGACGATTTTGAAAGATGCGTCTGCCGGGGCTTTATATGGTTCACGTGGTGCGAATGGGGTAATCATGATTACTACTAAAAAAGGGAAAGACGGAGCTTTGAGCATTAATTTAAAAGCGAATTGGGGCATTGCTTCAAGAGCTATTCCACGTTATGAGGTGATGGACGAAAGAGGCTACTTGGAAGCTGTATTCCAATCTTATAAAAATGAGCAGATTAAAAGTAACGGATTATCTCCGCAAGCAGCAGGCTTAGCAGCATTGAGTGCCATGGGATCAGGCGCAAAGAATATCTTAGGTACTAACCAAATGTATAATCCGTTTAATTATCCGATTGAGGAATTAATTGATCCGGCAACCGGGAAGATTCGTACAGATGCTACGTTACGTTATCATGAAGATTGGATGGATGAAGTAACTGCTAATAATCCTTTTCGCCAAGAATACATATTAAGTATGGCTGGCTCTCAAGCTAAAACAAAATATATGTTTTCATTAGGTTATTTAAATGAGGATGGTTTATTAAGAACTACTAAATTTGAACGTTATTCAGGGCGTATAAATGTAGATACTGAATATAAAAAGTGGTTAACCGCAGGCTTGAATGCCAACTTTGCAAGAACTACGAGCAATACTTCACAAACAGATGCGGCTGCAGCTTCTAATGTGTTCTACTCAGCTCAATTAATGGCACCTATCTATCCTGTCCATCAATTAGATGCGAATGGACAAGTGATGTATGATGAAACCGGAGCACCTGTATTTGATTATGGTAGTTCTCGTCCGGCTGGGGCTAGTACTAATTTTAATAGTGTTGCTACTTTATTCGATGATAAATATGGTACGAATGATGATAATTTAAGCGGTAGAGCTTATATAAATATTGGTGATTTGGAAGAAGGTCCGTTACAAGGATTAAAATTCGCAGTAAACTTTGGGTTTGATTATGTTAATCGTAATTCAATGTCTTATTATAACCCTTATTTTGGAAATGCAGCCAGTGTAAGAGGAATGCTCGGAAGGACAAATAAACGATACTTCGGATATACTTTTAACCAATTGTTGACTTATGATCGTAAATTTAATGATATCCACCATATTGATTTATTGGCGGGACATGAATATTATGATCATCGCTATAGTGGATTGTCGGCCACTAAATCCGGGTTCCCTTTTGGCGGATTATATGAATTAGCTGCCGCTACTACTATAACGGATGCTTCGTCAGTAGAAGATACATATACCATTGAATCCTATTTGTTTAGAGCAAATTATGATTATATGGACAAATATTATTTGTCCGGGAGTTTCCGTACGGATGGGTCTTCTCGATTTAATAAAGATTATCGTTGGGGTGACTTCTGGTCAGTGGGAGCTAATTGGCGTATAAGTAACGAAGAGTTTTTAAGTGATACGAGTGATTGGTTAAATAATCTTTCTGTAAAAGCAAGCTACGGAGTCCAAGGAAATGACGATGTAGGTACTTTATATGCATGGCAATCTTTTTATGACTTAGGTTATCCGAATGCTTCCATGAGTGGAGCCTTGGTTAACTCTTTAGAAAACACAAATCTTAAATGGGAACAAAACAAGAATTTAAACGTAGGTATTGAAGCAAAAATATATGATCGTTTCTCTGCGTCGATTGAATGGTATAGCCGGAAAACTACAGACATGTTGCTTGATTATCCTATGGCTTCTTCGCTGGGATTTGATAGTTATCTGAAAAATATTGGTAGTATGCGGAATACAGGATGGGATATCACCTTAACCGGACGTTTGATTGATAATTATGATTTCAAATGGGACCTTACATTAATGGGATCGACTGTCAAAAATAAAGTGTTACACTTGGCTGATAAACCGGAAATTATTAGTGGAAGCTATATAATAAAAGAAGGTGAAACATTAAATTCTTTCTATACTTCATTAGCCGCAGGTGTCGATCCGGCTACCGGTAGACAATTATATTGGGTTTGGGATACTGATGAAAATGGAAATAAGAGTGAAATGTATATATCTGATGATATTAATAAAGCAACTAAATCCAAACAAATTGTAGGAAGTCGTATACCTAAATTGTACGGATCGTTCACGAATGATTTTAAATATAAAGGATTTGATTTGAGTGTGATGTGTACCTATTCTGTTGGCGGTAAAATTCTGGATGGAGTTTATAAAACTTTTATGACCGGCAATTTTGTCGGGCAAGGAAGACATGTCGATTTGGGTAGAGCTTGGAAAAATCCCGGAGATATTACGGATGTTCCTAAAATAGAGATCGGAGCTACTTATCCGGTTACTGATAATGATTTAATAAATGCTTCTTATTTAAGTATTAAGAATATTACTTTAGGTTATTCTTTACCGGTAAGATGGTTGAAAAAGGTTAGCATGAAGGATATCCGCTTGACAGCCACAGGGGATAACCTAGTTGTTTTTACGCACTTGAAAGGGATGGATCCACAATATAACTTTAGTGGAGGTACTACTTATATTTACACACCTTCAAGAACAATCTCTTTTGGTGTAGATATTAAATTTTAA
- a CDS encoding TetR/AcrR family transcriptional regulator encodes MTVSKTRDMLVDVARQLFARMGVDNTTMNDIAQASRKGRRTLYTYFKNKNEIYLAVVESELNLLYKMLLDIAAKDMAPDEKLITFIYMRLDAIKAIVFRNGTLKATFFRDIWRVEKVRKNFDLREIEIIKSILDDGVTNGIFQMPDTEITATVLHHAFKGLEVPYIRGIMGMSPLDRAKRKENVMNLIFNGIKIK; translated from the coding sequence ATGACAGTTTCTAAAACACGTGATATGTTAGTGGATGTAGCGAGGCAGTTATTTGCTCGTATGGGGGTTGACAATACCACGATGAACGATATTGCACAAGCATCTCGTAAAGGGAGACGTACGTTATATACGTATTTTAAAAACAAAAATGAAATCTATCTGGCTGTTGTGGAGTCGGAACTTAATTTGCTTTATAAAATGTTGCTTGATATAGCAGCAAAAGACATGGCACCGGATGAAAAGCTAATTACCTTTATATATATGAGGTTGGATGCTATTAAAGCAATTGTGTTTCGTAACGGAACATTGAAAGCTACATTTTTCAGAGATATCTGGCGAGTGGAAAAGGTACGTAAGAACTTTGACCTTCGTGAAATAGAAATTATAAAAAGCATATTGGATGACGGAGTGACAAATGGTATTTTCCAGATGCCCGATACTGAAATAACAGCCACTGTACTACATCATGCCTTTAAAGGTCTGGAGGTTCCTTATATTAGAGGAATCATGGGAATGTCTCCACTGGATCGTGCAAAAAGAAAAGAGAATGTAATGAACCTAATATTCAACGGAATCAAGATTAAGTAA
- a CDS encoding M16 family metallopeptidase: MKRLCWLGIFICLVFCSIQPCNSQGLKGFKLTNGLTVYIWEDASKPDVFGMVGVNVGAACDPSNLTGLAHYLEHVMFKGTQKIGTTDWEKEKPLYEQIIAKYDERAAETDPVKKETLSKEINKLTIEASKYAVTNEFPALTEELGGKGLNAATSLDYTVYFNSFPPTQVYKWLELNSERFINPVFRAFQSELETVYEEFNREQDAMGQQAYYFMLKNIFPDHPYSRPILGLQEHLKNPRLKGLIDFYNKWYVPENMVLVLVGNIKTNQVLPLIKDRFGRLQAKPSPQKEIYPDWELKGRKEVSAKISPYPEVELAFQGVPSGHPDEIVLEICTSILTNSTQTGLLDKLSLDGDVMGAYANQLNYRDRGRILIGGIPYFDVNQRRFNSLKSTEKMLLNEIKKLQNGEIEEWLLNSIKGSMIRHFDLSFESSETKANMIVNAFIYNEDIGNVLNYKEKVASITLEQVKEVAKKYFTDDYLVLQLQEGKAAKAAKLDKPKYDPITPQRGAKSAYAQYFEKLPVKKEVPTFCNFDEVQIRKVNERSKLFYTPNKENNIFTLILKYGIGTEQMPNLKYAAQLMNNAGIMGQYDAQQLKQEFSRLNASCRFNVDDSYLYVIMEGYENNLQESCNLLTRQILMPKLEDKQLNNMLGNEIQTRRMEEENVNVLNNAAFQYLRYHDKSEYIDRPSIEKLVELTISDLTGEFSRATDYEAEIHYMGALPFEDVYSVLSKNLPLKAQEKATSSPVVKDRVKYTENTIYFLPENDAQQSGIYFFVEGKPYDRKDEVIYDAFNQYFDGGFNGLVMQEVREFRSMAYTAAGNVITPVLPGKDICFWGYVGTQADKSVEAIELYVNLLKEMPEYSERIDNIKEFLTQMVITDKPDFRSASMTYEAWKRLGYTEDPAKEKLPMIQKLTFEDILNFYKNNIKDKVIAIAVVGDPKRIDLKQLEKYGKVIKLSKSKVFSSR; encoded by the coding sequence ATGAAAAGGTTATGTTGGCTAGGAATCTTTATTTGTTTGGTCTTTTGTTCTATTCAACCCTGTAACTCCCAAGGATTGAAAGGATTTAAATTGACAAATGGACTTACTGTATACATTTGGGAAGACGCATCTAAACCTGATGTCTTTGGAATGGTAGGTGTGAATGTTGGAGCCGCTTGTGATCCTTCAAATTTGACAGGATTAGCTCATTACTTAGAACATGTAATGTTTAAAGGGACGCAAAAAATCGGAACTACGGACTGGGAAAAAGAAAAACCATTATATGAACAAATTATTGCTAAATATGACGAAAGAGCGGCAGAGACAGATCCTGTTAAAAAAGAAACCCTTTCAAAGGAAATTAATAAATTAACTATTGAAGCCTCCAAATATGCGGTTACTAATGAGTTTCCGGCATTAACAGAAGAACTTGGTGGAAAAGGATTAAATGCGGCTACAAGTTTGGATTATACGGTTTATTTCAATTCCTTTCCACCTACTCAAGTTTACAAATGGTTAGAATTAAATTCTGAGCGTTTTATAAACCCGGTATTTCGTGCATTTCAATCAGAATTGGAAACGGTATATGAAGAATTTAACCGTGAACAAGATGCTATGGGGCAGCAAGCCTATTATTTTATGCTTAAAAATATTTTTCCAGACCATCCTTATTCCCGTCCTATACTAGGCTTGCAGGAACATCTGAAAAATCCTCGTTTAAAAGGATTAATTGATTTTTATAATAAGTGGTATGTACCGGAAAATATGGTACTGGTATTAGTCGGAAACATTAAAACCAATCAAGTGCTTCCTCTTATAAAGGATAGATTCGGACGTTTACAAGCAAAACCATCTCCACAAAAGGAAATTTATCCGGATTGGGAATTGAAAGGAAGAAAAGAAGTATCGGCTAAAATATCTCCTTACCCGGAAGTAGAGTTAGCATTTCAGGGTGTACCGTCCGGACATCCGGATGAAATTGTTTTGGAAATATGTACCAGTATTCTTACGAATAGTACTCAGACAGGGTTATTGGATAAGCTTTCTTTGGATGGAGATGTAATGGGAGCGTATGCCAATCAACTCAATTATCGGGATAGAGGTCGGATTCTGATAGGTGGAATTCCTTATTTTGATGTAAATCAACGTCGTTTCAATTCTTTGAAATCAACGGAAAAAATGTTGTTGAATGAGATCAAGAAGCTCCAAAATGGGGAAATTGAAGAATGGTTACTTAATTCTATAAAAGGAAGCATGATTCGTCATTTTGATTTGTCATTCGAATCCTCTGAAACGAAAGCTAATATGATTGTAAACGCATTTATTTATAATGAAGATATTGGGAATGTTCTGAATTATAAAGAAAAAGTGGCTTCGATTACATTAGAGCAAGTAAAAGAGGTTGCAAAAAAATATTTTACTGATGATTATTTGGTATTGCAATTACAAGAAGGGAAAGCTGCCAAAGCAGCGAAATTGGATAAACCTAAATATGACCCTATTACTCCACAACGAGGAGCTAAATCAGCGTATGCCCAATATTTTGAAAAACTTCCTGTCAAGAAAGAGGTGCCTACGTTTTGCAATTTTGATGAAGTACAAATAAGAAAAGTGAATGAACGTTCTAAATTATTTTATACTCCTAATAAAGAAAATAATATATTTACTTTAATATTGAAGTATGGAATAGGAACTGAGCAAATGCCTAATTTAAAATATGCTGCGCAGCTGATGAATAATGCAGGCATTATGGGTCAATATGATGCTCAACAATTAAAACAGGAATTTAGCCGGTTAAATGCATCTTGCCGTTTCAATGTAGATGATAGTTATTTGTATGTAATAATGGAAGGATATGAAAATAACTTACAAGAATCATGTAATCTTTTAACTCGTCAGATTTTAATGCCTAAACTGGAAGACAAACAATTAAACAATATGTTAGGTAATGAGATCCAAACAAGACGGATGGAAGAGGAGAATGTAAATGTATTAAATAATGCGGCATTTCAATATTTACGTTATCATGACAAATCAGAATATATAGACCGGCCTTCCATTGAAAAGCTTGTAGAATTAACTATTAGTGATTTAACAGGCGAATTTTCCCGGGCTACGGATTATGAAGCAGAAATTCATTACATGGGAGCCTTACCTTTTGAAGATGTTTATTCTGTTTTAAGTAAAAATCTTCCTTTGAAGGCTCAAGAAAAAGCAACCAGCTCTCCTGTGGTAAAAGACAGAGTGAAGTATACGGAAAATACGATCTATTTTCTTCCTGAAAATGATGCACAACAAAGTGGAATTTATTTCTTTGTTGAGGGTAAACCGTACGATAGAAAAGATGAAGTAATCTATGATGCTTTCAACCAATATTTTGATGGTGGTTTTAATGGTCTTGTCATGCAGGAAGTAAGAGAATTTAGATCGATGGCTTATACTGCAGCAGGAAACGTTATCACCCCGGTTTTGCCAGGAAAAGATATTTGTTTTTGGGGATATGTAGGTACACAGGCTGATAAATCGGTTGAGGCTATCGAACTTTATGTGAATTTACTAAAAGAAATGCCGGAATATTCCGAAAGAATTGATAATATCAAAGAGTTTCTTACTCAAATGGTGATAACAGATAAACCTGATTTCCGGTCTGCCAGCATGACGTATGAAGCTTGGAAAAGATTGGGATATACGGAAGATCCTGCCAAAGAGAAGCTCCCGATGATTCAAAAACTGACTTTTGAAGATATTCTTAATTTCTATAAGAATAATATTAAAGATAAAGTAATAGCTATTGCTGTTGTTGGCGATCCAAAAAGAATTGATTTGAAGCAACTTGAAAAATATGGTAAAGTAATAAAACTTAGTAAGTCGAAGGTTTTCTCTTCTAGGTAA
- a CDS encoding 3-oxoacyl-ACP synthase III family protein produces the protein MYINATGFYVPAGRVPNQYFLDVNGLTSEWIEKRTGIKTRSKAAPDENLDTMSKAAIQNALPKLPYDISEVDLIIAASYSPFDTVATPAHVAQRDYNITNAKALYLSSACSSFMNALEVVEGYFAMGKASKALIISADHNSAYSNESDPKAGHLWGDAAVAVFISKDRYSENEGKIVEIYTQGLGHIGKGPEGVHLRPRKGGIMMPEGKDVFVNACTYMPQNILHLLEKNHFTLDQLSYFIGHQANMRIMSNIAKQLNLPEERFLSNIEELGNTGSVSCALVYAQYVDRFKKGDLVGITVFGGGYSTGACLIQF, from the coding sequence ATGTATATTAATGCGACAGGGTTTTATGTGCCTGCGGGGCGGGTACCGAACCAGTATTTTTTAGACGTAAACGGTTTAACAAGTGAATGGATTGAAAAAAGAACAGGAATTAAAACCCGTTCAAAAGCAGCCCCGGATGAAAATTTGGATACCATGTCGAAAGCGGCTATTCAGAACGCGTTACCTAAGTTACCTTACGATATTTCAGAAGTTGATTTAATTATAGCAGCTTCTTATTCACCTTTTGATACAGTAGCCACTCCGGCACATGTTGCACAGCGCGATTATAATATAACAAATGCGAAGGCACTTTATCTTTCTTCAGCTTGTTCATCTTTTATGAATGCGCTTGAAGTGGTAGAAGGCTATTTTGCCATGGGAAAAGCTTCCAAGGCTTTGATTATTTCGGCTGACCATAATTCTGCATACAGCAATGAAAGCGACCCGAAGGCTGGTCACCTATGGGGAGATGCAGCAGTAGCGGTTTTTATTTCGAAAGACCGTTATTCGGAAAACGAAGGAAAAATCGTTGAAATATATACACAAGGTTTAGGCCATATTGGTAAAGGACCGGAAGGCGTACACCTACGTCCCCGGAAAGGGGGAATTATGATGCCTGAAGGGAAAGACGTATTTGTGAATGCTTGTACTTATATGCCTCAGAATATTTTGCATTTATTGGAAAAGAATCATTTTACGCTTGACCAATTATCCTATTTCATCGGTCATCAGGCGAATATGCGTATTATGAGCAATATTGCCAAACAATTGAATCTGCCGGAAGAAAGATTCCTTTCTAACATAGAAGAATTAGGAAATACCGGGTCTGTAAGTTGTGCTTTGGTATATGCCCAGTATGTGGATCGTTTTAAGAAAGGTGATTTAGTGGGAATTACGGTTTTTGGAGGTGGGTATTCTACAGGTGCTTGTCTGATTCAGTTTTAA
- a CDS encoding RagB/SusD family nutrient uptake outer membrane protein, translated as MRKLFYILSAVGILTFASCSDQLETNPTDKVSGPIMFKDANGAETAMNGIYRATYVTGWGKPEDWDDENPGFLGVYLAADLMAEDHFMWSQGQGWFYEDYRLNVRPDYIHKVGRSYQFWNLHYTLISNCNYIIAQVPNAGGDPMLLNSILGQAYAMRACCYFQLIQLYQQTYKGNESAPGVPLYTEPTTSASEGKPRGTVEDVYKQINLDIEEAIKLLKDCGIAQKHSSHIDYYVANGIKARVCMVQQRYEEASAAAKEALSKPNLTPVVSAGTLLGFNNAKFADVLWGAEIISDQTAHFGSFFSHMDADAEGMYAETAQKCIASWLYENIPVTDDRKSWWRGNLSEDEIGEGSMVPYCQLKFKFANTTTRTGDYIYMRAEEMVLIQAEAECHLQHYPQARILISQLGSNRDSKYAERLAKFQDASTYNQNTIAPLKTLMDEILFQRRIELWGEVGRIFDLQRLKLGYDRDYEGSMHTELVKDKDTSAGSKEFIMTIPQSEIDGNANISASDQNPF; from the coding sequence ATGAGAAAATTATTTTATATATTATCTGCCGTCGGAATACTTACTTTCGCTTCATGTAGTGACCAGCTTGAAACCAATCCGACAGATAAAGTTTCTGGCCCTATTATGTTTAAGGATGCAAATGGTGCGGAAACAGCAATGAATGGTATTTATCGGGCAACCTATGTCACCGGCTGGGGAAAACCCGAAGATTGGGATGATGAAAACCCCGGCTTTTTAGGTGTCTATTTGGCTGCAGATTTAATGGCAGAAGATCATTTTATGTGGAGTCAAGGGCAAGGTTGGTTTTATGAAGATTATCGGTTGAATGTCCGTCCCGATTATATTCATAAGGTTGGACGTTCCTATCAATTCTGGAATTTGCATTACACGTTGATTTCAAATTGTAATTATATTATAGCTCAAGTACCGAATGCAGGAGGTGATCCCATGCTTCTTAACAGCATATTGGGACAAGCTTACGCAATGAGAGCCTGCTGCTATTTTCAATTAATACAGCTATATCAGCAAACTTATAAAGGAAACGAATCAGCCCCGGGCGTTCCTTTATATACGGAACCTACTACCAGTGCTTCAGAAGGTAAACCTCGTGGTACGGTAGAAGATGTGTATAAACAAATTAATTTGGATATAGAAGAAGCGATCAAATTATTAAAAGATTGTGGAATTGCACAGAAACACTCTTCGCATATTGATTATTATGTAGCCAATGGTATCAAAGCCCGTGTATGTATGGTGCAACAACGTTATGAAGAGGCAAGTGCGGCAGCCAAGGAAGCTTTAAGTAAACCTAATTTGACCCCGGTTGTTTCTGCTGGTACTTTACTTGGGTTCAACAATGCTAAGTTTGCAGATGTATTATGGGGTGCTGAAATTATTTCGGATCAGACAGCCCATTTTGGCTCTTTTTTTAGTCACATGGATGCTGATGCAGAAGGGATGTATGCTGAAACTGCACAAAAATGTATTGCAAGTTGGTTATATGAAAATATACCTGTAACGGATGATAGAAAATCTTGGTGGAGAGGCAATTTATCTGAAGATGAGATAGGGGAAGGTTCTATGGTTCCTTATTGCCAGTTGAAATTCAAGTTTGCCAATACTACTACTCGGACTGGTGATTATATTTATATGCGTGCAGAAGAAATGGTATTAATTCAAGCAGAAGCAGAATGCCATCTACAGCATTATCCGCAAGCCCGTATTTTAATATCTCAATTAGGCAGCAACCGGGATAGTAAATATGCAGAACGATTAGCTAAATTTCAGGATGCATCTACTTATAACCAGAATACAATTGCACCTCTGAAAACATTAATGGATGAAATTCTATTCCAACGTCGTATAGAATTATGGGGAGAAGTTGGCCGCATTTTTGATTTGCAACGTCTAAAATTAGGGTACGACAGGGATTATGAAGGTTCTATGCATACTGAGCTTGTAAAAGATAAAGATACGAGTGCAGGTTCCAAAGAATTTATTATGACTATACCTCAATCTGAGATTGACGGGAATGCGAATATTAGTGCAAGTGATCAGAATCCTTTTTAA